Within the Oxyura jamaicensis isolate SHBP4307 breed ruddy duck unplaced genomic scaffold, BPBGC_Ojam_1.0 oxyUn_random_OJ66110, whole genome shotgun sequence genome, the region AGGCAGTAAATGTgtaacagcagctccatcaccgagttcctcctgctggcattcgcagacacgcgggagctgcagcttctgtactttgcgctcttcctggggatctacctggctgccctcctgggcaacggcctcatcctcactgccGTAGCCTGcgaccaccacctccacacccccatgtacttcttcctcctcaacctcgccctccttgacctgggctgcatctccaccactctccccaaagccatggccaatgccCTCTGGAACACGagggccatctcctatcaaGGGTGTGCTGCACAAGTCTTCTTTTTAGTCTTCTTGTTCAGTTCAGAGTATTTCCTTCTCACTGTCATGGCCTA harbors:
- the LOC118159053 gene encoding olfactory receptor 14I1-like; the encoded protein is MCNSSSITEFLLLAFADTRELQLLYFALFLGIYLAALLGNGLILTAVACDHHLHTPMYFFLLNLALLDLGCISTTLPKAMANALWNTRAISYQGCAAQVFFLVFLFSSEYFLLTVMAYDRYVAICQPLHYGSPPSISSLSLDLVLAFLYFVVPPVANPFIYSMRNQEIKVAMWK